A genomic segment from Sandaracinaceae bacterium encodes:
- a CDS encoding iron ABC transporter permease, which yields MARRATVYLTLAVLAALSFGLSLRVGAGDLGDAALRDVFLSLRGARALACLLAGAALGVAGVLVQGLFRNPLASPDILGTTAGANLGGRIAILAFQPLLMATEGALSPDVLLPLGCLVGAAASLSLLVLFVREESDSVVLLLVGFILGSLFLSIAGFVTSIAQESWEVGRAVVAFALGSVSGTSLRVIGMCTPLVLTGALAAFAWGRTLDVLLSGEEEAQTLGVDVRATRTWVVIWVSVLTAAAVTLAGSIAFVGLIVPHVLRPIVGSTHRSLVPAAALLGGAFSVLCDVAARSFPTKAEVPLGVVTGLLGAPVFLWLLLKQRRAERDV from the coding sequence ATGGCGCGTCGCGCAACCGTGTACCTGACCCTCGCCGTGCTGGCGGCCCTGTCTTTCGGGCTGTCCCTGCGCGTCGGAGCCGGTGACCTGGGCGACGCGGCGCTGCGCGACGTGTTCCTCTCGCTGCGCGGTGCTCGCGCGCTCGCGTGTCTGCTCGCGGGCGCCGCGCTCGGCGTGGCTGGCGTGCTGGTGCAGGGGCTCTTCCGCAACCCGCTCGCCAGCCCGGACATCCTCGGCACCACAGCCGGCGCGAACCTCGGCGGGCGCATCGCCATCCTGGCCTTCCAGCCGCTGCTGATGGCCACCGAGGGCGCGCTGTCCCCCGACGTGCTGTTGCCGCTGGGCTGCCTGGTGGGCGCCGCCGCTTCGCTTTCGCTGCTGGTGCTGTTCGTGCGGGAAGAGTCGGACTCCGTGGTGCTGCTCCTGGTCGGCTTCATCCTGGGCTCGCTCTTCCTCAGCATCGCGGGCTTCGTCACGAGCATCGCGCAGGAGTCCTGGGAGGTCGGACGCGCCGTGGTGGCGTTCGCGCTCGGCAGCGTGTCGGGGACGTCGCTGCGCGTCATCGGCATGTGCACACCGCTGGTCCTGACGGGCGCGCTCGCGGCCTTCGCGTGGGGCCGCACGCTCGACGTGCTGCTGTCGGGAGAAGAAGAGGCGCAGACGTTGGGTGTGGACGTCCGCGCCACCCGGACGTGGGTGGTGATCTGGGTCTCGGTGCTGACCGCCGCCGCCGTCACGCTCGCCGGAAGCATCGCGTTCGTGGGCCTGATCGTGCCGCACGTGCTGCGCCCCATCGTGGGCAGCACGCACCGCAGCCTGGTGCCCGCCGCGGCGCTCCTGGGCGGTGCCTTCTCGGTCCTGTGCGACGTGGCCGCGCGCTCCTTCCCGACGAAGGCCGAGGTGCCGCTCGGGGTGGTGACCGGGCTCCTCGGCGCGCCGGTGTTCTTGTGGCTGCTGCTGAAGCAGCGTCGCGCGGAGCGTGACGTATGA
- a CDS encoding ABC transporter substrate-binding protein has translation MSRARITLLNLLTVVAALLACIGIALTERAPARAALTHQTDAHEVTDADGTVVPVRSYQRIGSFSPIADVVLLETVAPTRIIGLAGTMRDGLGSHRFEGIRSIDGARVEEVLALNPDLIIVSGMSDAGHVRQLRDAGVQVFRLGEMRGLSTFARDARLVSALVDASGAGAQLATSLERRMRMVAADIPLSRRPRALYLGVMGRGLYGGAQHTSYHDVLIAAGLRDALDHMDGWPELTPEQVLAMDPDVVVLHQGTRGLLCQRDGFATMRACRGLAGTQVVELPSGILNDPGLGMLPCAEQLRTAVHGAPPRIPQSPTEPSDRD, from the coding sequence ATGAGCCGCGCGCGCATCACGCTGCTGAACCTGCTGACCGTCGTCGCCGCGTTGCTCGCGTGTATCGGCATCGCGCTCACGGAGCGGGCTCCCGCGCGCGCGGCCCTCACCCACCAGACGGATGCCCACGAGGTCACGGACGCGGACGGCACGGTGGTACCGGTGCGGAGCTACCAGCGCATCGGGTCGTTCTCTCCCATCGCCGACGTGGTGCTGCTGGAGACGGTAGCGCCCACGCGCATCATCGGGCTGGCCGGGACGATGCGCGACGGTCTCGGGTCGCACCGCTTCGAGGGCATCCGCAGCATCGACGGCGCACGGGTGGAAGAGGTCCTGGCGCTGAACCCCGACCTGATCATCGTCAGCGGCATGTCCGACGCGGGCCACGTGCGGCAGCTGCGCGACGCGGGTGTGCAGGTGTTCCGGTTGGGCGAGATGCGTGGACTGTCCACCTTCGCGCGCGATGCGCGCCTGGTCTCCGCGCTGGTGGACGCGAGCGGTGCGGGCGCGCAGCTCGCCACGTCCCTCGAGCGACGCATGCGGATGGTCGCGGCCGACATCCCTCTCTCGCGGCGTCCTCGCGCGTTGTACCTGGGCGTCATGGGGCGCGGCCTGTACGGGGGCGCGCAGCACACCAGCTACCACGACGTGCTGATCGCTGCGGGGCTGCGCGACGCGCTCGACCACATGGACGGTTGGCCGGAGCTGACCCCCGAGCAGGTGCTGGCCATGGACCCGGACGTGGTCGTGCTGCACCAGGGCACTAGGGGGCTGCTGTGTCAGCGGGATGGGTTCGCGACGATGCGCGCCTGCCGCGGACTCGCGGGCACGCAGGTGGTGGAGCTGCCGAGCGGCATCTTGAACGATCCCGGGCTCGGCATGCTGCCGTGCGCCGAGCAGCTGCGGACCGCGGTGCATGGCGCGCCACCCCGCATTCCCCAGAGCCCCACGGAGCCCTCGGATCGCGACTGA
- a CDS encoding ABC transporter ATP-binding protein — protein MSAHGDATAGEAPAVEAGTPTHPERVAPEATAAVVAVGVSLRLGARQILSDVSFRAHEGEVLCIAGRNGAGKTTLLRAIAGLGPYTGELSVRGVPASAPPHLRASQVAYVPQRSGLNAALPVARVVEQGRHVFRDALGRLGPRDREKIDAALAQAGASALRDRPFTALSYGEQRRVLVARALATGARVLLLDEPTAALDLEQSLRLLQLLQNLSGQGYAVIVVLHALDDAMRHTDRTLLLHEGRIDQIGLSSEVLSPATIRRVYHVETEVGAGPRFSLPADTAGSASTASTGGASGGTA, from the coding sequence ATGAGCGCCCATGGAGACGCGACGGCGGGCGAGGCGCCGGCTGTCGAGGCTGGCACCCCGACGCACCCGGAGCGTGTCGCGCCCGAGGCGACCGCCGCGGTCGTGGCGGTCGGTGTGTCGCTACGGCTCGGCGCGCGCCAAATCCTGAGTGACGTGAGCTTCCGCGCGCACGAGGGCGAGGTGCTGTGCATCGCCGGCCGCAACGGCGCGGGCAAGACCACGCTGCTGCGCGCCATCGCGGGCCTCGGGCCCTACACGGGTGAGCTCTCCGTGCGCGGCGTCCCGGCCAGCGCGCCGCCGCACCTGCGCGCTTCGCAGGTGGCCTACGTGCCGCAGCGCTCTGGCCTGAACGCCGCGCTCCCCGTGGCGCGCGTGGTCGAGCAGGGGCGCCACGTGTTCCGCGACGCCCTCGGGCGGCTGGGCCCACGCGACCGGGAGAAGATCGACGCGGCCCTCGCCCAAGCGGGGGCCAGCGCGCTGCGCGACCGGCCCTTCACGGCGCTCAGCTATGGCGAGCAGCGCCGCGTGCTCGTGGCGCGCGCCCTCGCGACGGGCGCTCGGGTGCTGCTGCTGGACGAGCCCACCGCCGCGCTCGATCTGGAGCAGAGCCTACGCCTGTTGCAGCTGCTGCAGAACCTCTCTGGCCAGGGCTATGCGGTCATCGTGGTGCTACACGCGCTGGACGACGCCATGCGCCACACGGATCGCACTCTGCTGCTGCACGAGGGGCGCATCGATCAGATCGGCCTCTCCTCCGAGGTGCTGTCGCCCGCCACGATCCGACGCGTCTACCACGTCGAGACCGAAGTGGGCGCCGGTCCACGCTTCTCGCTCCCCGCGGACACGGCGGGCTCCGCCAGCACTGCCAGCACCGGTGGCGCCTCGGGAGGCACGGCATGA
- a CDS encoding alpha/beta hydrolase gives MEPTESPPSALQTLPRNRETSAFEHAPNQRAAVAPDSWTHRARAAVRNVARPLFVPEQWIRWQMRRAKLSAELLTVPEGQLHVWVGPPGKPALLLLHGFGSDAAWQWHPQVVALSRHFRLFVPDLLYFGKSLGHGDDFSLECQVRACLQLLDRYGVERAHAVGISFGGLVACEMASSHPERVERVVLSNSSGPEYLHVDHQATLEHFGVSDMNQLLLPERPEDIRRLLAVAWHKPPPVPGFALEEAYQSMFTTHREAQAETMRQLVGRIESPEWEGRVIDKDTLLLWGEHDRVFTVPVAKRLRARVGSRARLHVIANAAHSPNQERGAEYNRVLLRFLRGQPMLAERRRFRIRRARTARVAA, from the coding sequence ATGGAGCCGACCGAGTCCCCCCCGAGCGCGCTACAGACCCTGCCCCGCAACCGCGAGACGAGCGCGTTCGAGCACGCCCCCAACCAGCGCGCGGCCGTCGCACCCGATAGCTGGACCCACCGCGCCCGCGCCGCGGTGCGCAACGTCGCGCGGCCTCTGTTCGTGCCCGAGCAGTGGATCCGCTGGCAGATGCGCCGCGCCAAGCTCTCGGCCGAGCTGCTCACCGTGCCCGAGGGACAGCTGCACGTGTGGGTGGGCCCCCCGGGCAAGCCCGCGCTGCTGCTGCTCCACGGCTTCGGGAGCGACGCCGCGTGGCAGTGGCACCCGCAGGTGGTCGCGCTCAGCCGGCACTTCCGTCTGTTCGTCCCGGACCTCCTGTACTTCGGCAAGAGCCTGGGCCACGGCGACGACTTCTCGCTCGAGTGCCAGGTGCGCGCGTGCCTCCAGCTGCTGGACCGCTATGGCGTCGAGCGCGCGCACGCGGTGGGCATCTCGTTCGGTGGCTTGGTGGCGTGCGAGATGGCGTCCAGCCACCCCGAGCGGGTGGAGCGCGTGGTGCTCTCCAACAGCTCCGGCCCGGAGTACCTGCACGTGGATCACCAGGCCACGCTCGAGCACTTCGGCGTGAGCGACATGAACCAGCTGCTGCTGCCCGAGCGGCCCGAGGACATCCGCCGCCTGCTGGCGGTGGCGTGGCACAAGCCGCCCCCCGTGCCGGGCTTCGCGCTGGAGGAGGCCTACCAGAGCATGTTCACCACGCACCGCGAGGCGCAGGCCGAGACCATGCGGCAGCTGGTGGGGCGCATCGAGTCGCCCGAGTGGGAGGGGCGCGTCATCGACAAAGACACCCTGCTGCTCTGGGGTGAGCACGACCGGGTGTTCACCGTCCCCGTGGCCAAGCGGCTGCGGGCCCGTGTGGGGTCGCGCGCGCGCCTGCACGTCATCGCCAACGCGGCGCACTCCCCCAACCAGGAGCGCGGCGCCGAGTACAACCGCGTGCTGCTGCGCTTCCTGCGAGGTCAGCCCATGCTGGCGGAGCGCCGCCGTTTCCGGATCCGACGCGCACGCACAGCGCGCGTGGCCGCCTGA
- a CDS encoding SDR family oxidoreductase — MQRLSGQRALVTGASSGIGTEIARKLAAEGAHLVLTARRLERLTALADELRAKHGVTVETLVSDLEDPAAPQQLYDATEGADKPVDVLINCAGFGAYDDFIAIPWERHARMLQVNIVALTQLSHLFARAMVGRGRGRIMNVASTGAYAPCPNFASYAASKAYVRNMTEALDYELRKTGVRAIAVSPGGTRTEFLELGGQVLKKSGEFAMMTAEACASIAVDKMLRGRRTVVTGFMNALSVWLLRFVPRAWLPRVIELSMSSAVEKAPSSPDR; from the coding sequence ATGCAGCGACTCTCAGGCCAACGCGCCCTCGTGACCGGCGCCAGCAGCGGCATCGGCACGGAGATCGCCCGCAAGCTCGCCGCCGAGGGGGCCCACCTCGTGCTGACGGCGCGCCGCCTCGAGCGTCTCACCGCGCTGGCCGACGAGCTGCGCGCGAAGCACGGCGTCACGGTCGAGACCCTGGTCAGCGACCTCGAGGACCCCGCGGCCCCGCAGCAGCTGTACGACGCGACCGAGGGCGCGGACAAGCCCGTGGACGTGCTGATCAACTGCGCGGGCTTCGGCGCCTACGACGACTTCATCGCCATCCCCTGGGAGCGCCACGCGCGCATGCTGCAGGTGAACATCGTGGCGCTGACGCAGCTCTCGCACCTCTTCGCAAGGGCGATGGTCGGGCGTGGCCGTGGCCGCATCATGAATGTGGCGTCGACGGGCGCCTACGCGCCTTGCCCCAACTTCGCCAGCTACGCGGCCAGCAAGGCCTACGTGCGCAACATGACCGAGGCGCTCGACTACGAGCTGCGCAAGACCGGCGTGCGCGCCATCGCGGTGAGCCCTGGTGGCACGCGCACCGAGTTCCTGGAGCTCGGCGGACAGGTGCTGAAGAAGTCTGGCGAGTTCGCGATGATGACCGCCGAGGCTTGCGCGAGCATCGCGGTGGACAAGATGCTCCGCGGCCGGCGCACGGTGGTGACCGGCTTCATGAACGCGCTCAGCGTGTGGCTGCTGCGCTTCGTGCCCCGCGCGTGGCTCCCGCGCGTGATCGAGCTGAGCATGAGCAGCGCGGTGGAGAAGGCGCCCTCGAGCCCCGACCGCTAG